Proteins encoded within one genomic window of Lampris incognitus isolate fLamInc1 chromosome 19, fLamInc1.hap2, whole genome shotgun sequence:
- the dnajb6b gene encoding dnaJ homolog subfamily B member 6b isoform X1, with amino-acid sequence MGDYYDILGVQRNVSKEDIKKAYRKLALKWHPDKNPDNKDEAERRFKELSEAYEVLSDDNKRDTYDRYGKEGLSGGGGGHYHNGDHFGGGFTFRNPEDVFREFFGGRDPFADFFADDPFEDFFGGGRNRQRSRSRNGGPFLPSFGGFPGFGAGFSGFDSGFTSFGQMGGGGFASFSSSSFGGGGGGMGNFRSVSTSTKFINGRKITTKRIVENGQERVEVEEDGQLKSLTVNDAAAGDSLEEEFCRRRPSALPSIPLHQRYLRNTPQNNPPETEEEEQHGLGLTRGYMDTKRKKLWLKDAESKKKRAPRFVPRCGGIGAWF; translated from the exons GTACAGAAAACTAGCATTGAAATGGCATCCAGACAAGAACCCCGACAACAAGGACGAAGCAGAGAGAAGGTTTAAAGAGCTGTCAGAGGCATATGAGGTGCTCTCAGATG ATAACAAGAGGGATACGTATGACCGATACGGCAAAGAAGGCCTTTCAGGAGGCGGAGGAG GCCATTATCACAATGGCGATCACTTTGGTGGAGGCTTCACATTCCGTAATCCAGAGGATGTGTTCAGGGAATTCTTTGGCGGCAGAGATCCATTCGCAGATTTCTTCG CTGATGACCCTTTTGAGGATTTCTTTGGTGGGGGTCGTAATCGCCAGCGGAGCCGAAGCAGAAACGGGGGGCCATTCCTCCCCAGTTTTGGGGGTTTCCCAGGGTTCGGGGCGGGGTTCTCAGGGTTTGATTCAG GCTTTACCTCATTTGGACAGATGGGCGGAGGGGGCTTCGCCTCCTTCTCCTCATCATCCTTCGGTGGCGGGGGAGGAGGGATGGGTAATTTCCGATCCGTCTCAACCTCCACCAAGTTCATCAACGGCAGAAAAATCACCACAAAACG GATTGTGGAGAACGGCCAGGAGCGGGTTGAGGTAGAGGAGGATGGTCAGTTAAAATCTCTAACCGTCAATG ACGCCGCTGCTGGAGACAGCCTGGAGGAGGAGTTCTGTCGCCGCAGACCGAGCGCCCTTCCCAGCATCCCCCTCCACCAGCGCTACCTGAGGAACACCCCGCAGAACAACCCCCctgagacggaggaggaggaacagCATGGTCTGGGACTAACGAGAG GATACATGGACACCAAAAGGAAGAAACTGTGGCTAAAGGACGCAGAATCCAAAAAGAAAAGAGCTCCACGATTCGTCCCTCGATGTGGGGGAATCGGTGCCTGGTTTTAA
- the dnajb6b gene encoding dnaJ homolog subfamily B member 6b isoform X2 codes for MGDYYDILGVQRNVSKEDIKKAYRKLALKWHPDKNPDNKDEAERRFKELSEAYEVLSDDNKRDTYDRYGKEGLSGGGGGHYHNGDHFGGGFTFRNPEDVFREFFGGRDPFADFFADDPFEDFFGGGRNRQRSRSRNGGPFLPSFGGFPGFGAGFSGFDSGFTSFGQMGGGGFASFSSSSFGGGGGGMGNFRSVSTSTKFINGRKITTKRIVENGQERVEVEEDGQLKSLTVNGKEQLLRLDNK; via the exons GTACAGAAAACTAGCATTGAAATGGCATCCAGACAAGAACCCCGACAACAAGGACGAAGCAGAGAGAAGGTTTAAAGAGCTGTCAGAGGCATATGAGGTGCTCTCAGATG ATAACAAGAGGGATACGTATGACCGATACGGCAAAGAAGGCCTTTCAGGAGGCGGAGGAG GCCATTATCACAATGGCGATCACTTTGGTGGAGGCTTCACATTCCGTAATCCAGAGGATGTGTTCAGGGAATTCTTTGGCGGCAGAGATCCATTCGCAGATTTCTTCG CTGATGACCCTTTTGAGGATTTCTTTGGTGGGGGTCGTAATCGCCAGCGGAGCCGAAGCAGAAACGGGGGGCCATTCCTCCCCAGTTTTGGGGGTTTCCCAGGGTTCGGGGCGGGGTTCTCAGGGTTTGATTCAG GCTTTACCTCATTTGGACAGATGGGCGGAGGGGGCTTCGCCTCCTTCTCCTCATCATCCTTCGGTGGCGGGGGAGGAGGGATGGGTAATTTCCGATCCGTCTCAACCTCCACCAAGTTCATCAACGGCAGAAAAATCACCACAAAACG GATTGTGGAGAACGGCCAGGAGCGGGTTGAGGTAGAGGAGGATGGTCAGTTAAAATCTCTAACCGTCAATGGTAAGGAGCAGCTCCTAAGACTGGATAACAAGTAA